In Vitis vinifera cultivar Pinot Noir 40024 chromosome 17, ASM3070453v1, one genomic interval encodes:
- the LOC100242333 gene encoding uncharacterized protein LOC100242333, with protein sequence MDSAVKPKTRVAFVLIDGIGDVSLPRLGYKTPLQAAKIPNLDAIASAGVNGLMDPVEVGLGCGSDTAHLSLLGYNPRIYYRGRGAFESMGAGLAMLPGDIAFKSNFATLDEKTGIVTSRRADRHFEEEGPILCAALDGMKLPSFPQYEVRVRYATEHRCGVVVKGPNLSGNISGTDPLKDNRLLLQATALDDTDEAKHTAAVVNELSKEISRILVSHPLNAKRAAEGKNIANVVLLRGCGICIEVPPFEKKHGLWPCMVAPTKIIAGLGLSLGIDILEAPGATGDYRTLLTSKATAIAKALSAPLQSCPSVFVPGEDEHKPGRSDGYDFGFLHIKAIDDAGHDKASIFKVKAMEAVDRAIGQLARLLWQAESTGKFEYYLCVTGDHSTPVEYGDHSFEPVPFAICQLKDFVDAMGGEAAIMKTSLEPFPLPTIKGDEDLTEGLEKMEERSKQAFNGDSVSEFTEIAAARGCLGRFSGSEMMGIIKTYLKLKA encoded by the exons ATGGATAGTGCAGTCAAGCCTAAGACAAGAGTGGCATTTGTGCTGATTGATGGCATAGGAGATGTCTCTTTGCCAAGGTTGGGATACAAGACTCCTCTGCAAGCAGCCAAAATACCAAATTTAGATGCCATTGCATCTGCTGGAGTTAATGGTCTCATGGATCCTGTTGAAGTAGGCTTGGGTTGTGGAAGCGACACCGCACACCTTTCTTTATTGGGTTATAACCCAAGAATATATTACCGAGGCCGAGGTGCATTTGAGTCCATGGGTGCTGGATTAGCAATGTTACCTGGAGATATTGCATTCAAG TCAAACTTTGCAACTTTAGATGAGAAGACTGGAATAGTCACCAGTAGAAGGGCTGACAGGCACTTCGAAGAAGAAGGCCCCATCCTCTGTGCTGCACTGGATGGAATGAAGCTGCCATCTTTTCCTCAGTATGAAGTCAGAGTCAG GTATGCAACAGAGCATAGATGCGGAGTGGTTGTGAAAGGACCAAATTTGAGTGGAAATATATCAGGAACAGACCCATTAAAGGATAACCGTTTGCTTTTACAAGCTACAGCTCTAGATGATACTGATGAAGCAAAGCACACAGCTGCAGTTGTTAATGAATTGTCCAAGGAGATATCACGAATTCTTGTTTCTCACCCTTTGAACGCAAAGCGGGCAGCAGAAGGAAAGAACATTGCTAATGTTGTCCTTTTACGAGGTTGCGGTATTTGCATTGAG gtTCCTCCGTTTGAAAAGAAACATGGGCTATGGCCATGCATGGTAGCTCCCACTAAAATTATAGCTGGCCTGGGCTTATCACTTGGTATTGATATCCTAGAAGCTCCCGGAGCAACTGGAGACTATCGAACACTTCTAACTTCCAAAGCAACTGCCATAGCTAAAGCACTATCAGCTCCTTTGCAGTCTTGCCCTAGTGTTTTTGTACCAGGGGAGGATGAGCACAAACCTGGCCGATCGGATGGCTATGATTTTGGGTTTCTTCACATTAAG GCTATTGATGATGCAGGCCATGACAAGGCGAGCATTTTCAAAGTCAAAGCAATGGAAGCTGTAGACAGAGCTATAGGACAGCTGGCCAGGCTCCTCTGGCAGGCAGAATCAACTGGGAAATTTGAATACTATCTTTGTGTTACTGGAGACCATTCTACTCCAGTTGAATATGGAGATCACAGTTTTGAACCTGTTCCATTTGCAATTTGTCAGTTGAAAGACTTTGTTGATGCAATGGGTGGAGAAGCCGCCATCATGAAAACTTCACTTGAACCATTCCCTCTTCCAACCATCAAGGGGGATGAAGATCTAACAGAAGGTTTGGAAAAGATGGAAGAGAGAAGTAAACAAGCTTTCAATGGTGATTCGGTTTCAGAATTTACTGAAATAGCAGCTGCAAGGGGATGTCTTGGGCGATTCTCAGGGAGCGAGATGATGGGAATTATTAAGACATATCTTAAGCTAAAAGCATGA
- the LOC100247469 gene encoding pyruvate dehydrogenase E1 component subunit beta-1, mitochondrial, whose amino-acid sequence MWGTMRQRVSYLALNRTRPVVYASRSYASGPKQMTVREALNTAIDEEMSADPKVFLMGEEVGEYQGAYKISKGLLDKYGPGRVIDTPITEAGFAGIGVGAAYHGLKPIIEFMTFNFSLQAIDHIINSAAKSNYMSAGQISVPIVFRGPNGAAAGVGAQHSQCFAAWYGACPGLKVLVPYSSEDARGLLKAAIRDPDPVVFLENELLYGQSFPVSEEALDSSFSLPIGKAKIEREGKDVTIVTYARMVDYSLQAAEILAKEGISAEVINLRSIRPLDRSAINASVRKTSRLVTVEEGFPQHGVGAEICMSVIEESFDSLDAPVERIAGADIPMPYAANLERMALPQIDDIIRAAKRTCYRSAPKAAAA is encoded by the exons ATGACAGTACGGGAAGCTTTGAATACTGCAATTGATGAAGAGATGTCTGCAGATCCTAAAGTTTTTTTGATGGGTGAAGAG GTTGGTGAATATCAAGGTGCCTACAAG ATTTCCAAAGGGCTTTTGGACAAGTATGGTCCTGGGAGGGTTATTGATACTCCAATCACAGAG GCGGGCTTTGCCGGAATTGGAGTTGGTGCTGCTTACCATGGTCTTAAGCCTATCATAGAATTTATGACATTTAATTTCTCCTTGCAG GCAATTGACCATATAATTAATTCAGCTGCAAAGTCAAACTATATGTCTGCTGGTCAGATATCTGTGCCAATTGTTTTCAGAGGGCCAAATGGGGCTGCTGCAGGAGTTGGTGCCCAGCATTCTCAG TGCTTTGCAGCATGGTATGGTGCATGCCCTGGTTTGAAGGTGCTGGTTCCATATTCATCAGAGGACGCTCGGGGCCTGTTAAAAGCTGCTATAAGGGACCCTGACCCTGTTGTTTTCCTTGAAAACGAATTGCT ATATGGTCAGTCTTTCCCTGTTTCAGAGGAAGCTCTTGATTCCAGTTTCTCCCTTCCAATAGGGAAAGCAAAG ATAGAGCGAGAAGGAAAGGATGTAACTATTGTCACTTACGCAAGGATGGTTGATTATTCTCTCCAG GCAGCTGAAATACTCGCAAAAGAAGGAATTAGTGCTGAG GTTATAAATCTTCGCTCAATCCGTCCCCTTGACAGATCGGCAATCAATGCTTCAGTCAGGAAAACTAGCAGACTGGTGACTGTTGAAGAGGGGTTCCCTCAACATGGTGTTGGCGCTGAGATCTG TATGTCTGTTATTGAGGAGAGCTTTGATTCTCTTGATGCACCTGTCGAAAGGATTGCAGGGGCAGATATTCCCATGCCTTATGCAGCAAATCTTGAGAGAATGGCTCTTCCACAG ATTGATGATATCATTCGTGCGGCAAAGAGGACTTGCTACAGATCAGCTCCTAAGGCTGCAGCCGCTTAG